The proteins below come from a single Argentina anserina chromosome 1, drPotAnse1.1, whole genome shotgun sequence genomic window:
- the LOC126781955 gene encoding methyl jasmonate esterase 1-like — MDQNQKHFVLVHGACHGAWCWYKLIALLRGAGHRVTALDLGASGINSKQVDDVASVWDYVKPLMEFMDSLPHDENIILVGHSYAGLPISLAMERFPRNILVAVFVTAYLPHYSSPPGTVFDEYFKRTSAESFLDNQFTFDRNTENPEITSVLFGPKYMAAKLYSSCKSEDLELAKLLIRPSGMFIEELSKKCLLTEAKFGTVKRVYVVCEEDEVIKEDFQRWMIEMNGPVDKVKLITCAGHMVMLSKPQELCQCLCGVAEDFA, encoded by the exons ATGGATCAGAATCAAAAACACTTCGTCTTGGTCCATGGAGCCTGCCATGGAGCATGGTGTTGGTACAAGCTTATCGCCCTACTCCGGGGCGCTGGTCACCGTGTCACTGCTCTGGACCTCGGTGCTTCTGGGATCAATTCCAAGCAGGTGGACGACGTCGCTTCAGTTTGGGACTATGTCAAGCCATTGATGGAGTTCATGGATTCTCTTCCTCATGATGAGAATATCATATTGGTTGGTCATAGCTACGCTGGCCTTCCTATATCCTTAGCAATGGAGAGGTTTCCTCGCAACATTTTGGTTGCAGTCTTTGTCACAGCCTATTTACCTCATTACAGTTCTCCACCAGGAACTGTCTTTGACGAA TACTTCAAGAGGACCTCAGCGGAATCCTTCTTGGATAACCAGTTCAcatttgacagaaacacagaGAATCCGGAAATTACTTCTGTTTTGTTTGGTCCAAAGTACATGGCTGCCAAATTGTACTCGAGCTGCAAGTCAGAG GATCTGGAACTAGCTAAACTGTTGATAAGGCCATCTGGGATGTTCATAGAAGAGTTGAGCAAGAAGTGCCTGCTAACAGAAGCGAAATTCGGGACGGTGAAGAGAGTTTATGTGGTGTGCGAAGAAGATGAGGTTATAAAGGAAGATTTCCAACGATGGATGATTGAGATGAATGGTCCAGTAGACAAAGTGAAATTGATTACGTGTGCTGGTCATATGGTCATGCTATCAAAGCCCCAAGAACTTTGCCAATGCTTATGTGGAGTTGCTGAGGATTTTGCTTAA